In the genome of Deinococcus aerophilus, one region contains:
- a CDS encoding HD domain-containing protein → METPATAFPLTDRFIKALTLAHKWHTGQYRKGTRIPYISHLMGVASVALEFGASEDEAIAALLHDALEDGPENLEPEETMRAKKRQELEDHIRREFDTEVARLVLGATEETPLVNGRKAPWEQRKGEYLHKLVSREHVKDASALLVSAADKLHNARSILTDVLTAGDTAETRAAFFDRFNQGQHGTLQYYRLLVRAYRLAPGAAGQPRLLALIAELDRTVTALEAACDLDQDTVAAFPLLRPVGEQLA, encoded by the coding sequence ATGGAGACTCCAGCAACCGCCTTTCCCCTCACCGACCGGTTTATCAAAGCGCTCACCCTGGCCCACAAGTGGCACACCGGGCAGTACCGCAAGGGCACGCGCATTCCCTACATCTCCCACCTGATGGGCGTGGCCTCTGTGGCGTTGGAGTTCGGCGCGTCCGAGGATGAGGCCATCGCCGCCCTGCTGCATGACGCCCTGGAAGACGGTCCGGAAAACCTGGAGCCTGAGGAAACGATGCGGGCTAAAAAGCGTCAGGAGCTGGAAGACCATATTCGCCGCGAATTCGACACCGAAGTGGCCCGGCTGGTGTTGGGGGCCACCGAGGAAACGCCGCTGGTGAACGGCAGGAAAGCCCCCTGGGAGCAGCGCAAGGGAGAGTACCTCCACAAGCTGGTAAGCCGCGAACACGTCAAGGACGCCTCGGCCCTGCTCGTCAGCGCCGCCGACAAGCTGCACAATGCCCGCAGCATCCTGACCGACGTGCTCACGGCGGGCGACACGGCCGAGACACGGGCCGCCTTCTTCGACCGGTTCAACCAGGGCCAGCATGGGACCCTGCAGTACTACCGGCTGCTGGTGCGCGCCTACCGCCTGGCCCCTGGCGCGGCAGGGCAACCTCGGCTGCTGGCCCTGATTGCCGAACTGGACCGTACCGTGACCGCGCTGGAAGCCGCCTGTGATCTGGATCAGGACACGGTTGCCGCCTTTCCGCTGCTCAGGCCGGTCGGAGAGCAGCTGGCTTGA
- a CDS encoding UvrD-helicase domain-containing protein has product MPPLTLDDLFAEANFTPNAPQRAAILHTDGPLFLVAGPGSGKTRVLLWRTVNLMVFHGVQPEEIFLATFTEKAAKQLRDGLLSLLGLVTNRTGQPFDLSQMYIGTVHSLCNRLLTDRAFSPGRQRSQSPVVMDALEQYFHLYRKRFWRDALSHLGIEDDLEVVQERLNLVFGNRGASRHKAVVALQSLFNRFSEENLAPDDLLTQNTNPDLDLPLRLYAYYLSTLGQSVDLSLLQQAAYKVVAANPQASSLFKYVTVDEYQDTNAIQEKLYFALARCGNICVVGDDEQALYRFRGATVENFVQFPDRCQQHLSRTPTRIALNTNYRSRKGVVDFYTGYMDGGHWARPGGGAYRIEGKGIQAHSADARPSVAVSSSAGPESVCIEIAALIRSLIDSGKVQDANQIACLFPSVKSSAAQRLTKALADVDLKVYSPRAGRFIETDEATLMLGLMIQVLGRTPREIEFNGGDYKLYHDWLDAAEKEARDVIRADPRLASFVQDRKAEIAGVRRDYQAFMTVLEKQGWAAISPYDPAKHKRALMDAPGLSNRARTGIGNQHFDRVARERQAEGKPVTLSYAVNRATSLDWTVLDLFYRLTAFQPFKGMFDLAEQGRDEGPVTTLSLVSQLVSRFMEETQTILTAHSFENDLLRNQFVGSYLFALFRLGEGEYEDEEVPFPKGRIPFLTVHQSKGLEFPVVVLGSVMKKDMGPQTVEVLIRPFLSGDNEPLEKVSQFDTMRMFYVALSRAQNLLVVGHIKGRGYSTHDSFKTLLDGNVTRIPDLDLSTVPAAGAESDDTMRSYSYTADYLRYLECPRSYMIFRKYDFADSRTGGMFFGNLVHQTIEDLHNRVIALREGVTA; this is encoded by the coding sequence GTGCCCCCACTCACTCTGGATGATCTCTTCGCGGAGGCGAACTTCACGCCCAACGCCCCGCAGCGCGCCGCGATCCTGCACACCGACGGACCGCTCTTCCTCGTGGCCGGGCCAGGGTCGGGGAAGACCCGCGTGCTGCTGTGGCGCACCGTGAACCTGATGGTCTTCCACGGCGTTCAGCCGGAGGAGATCTTCCTGGCGACCTTCACCGAGAAGGCCGCCAAGCAGCTCCGGGACGGCCTACTCTCCCTGCTCGGCCTCGTCACGAACCGCACGGGGCAACCTTTCGATCTCTCCCAGATGTACATCGGGACCGTGCACTCCCTGTGCAACCGGTTGCTCACCGACCGGGCCTTTTCCCCGGGACGGCAGCGGTCACAGTCCCCGGTCGTGATGGACGCCCTGGAGCAGTACTTCCACCTGTACCGCAAGCGGTTCTGGCGGGACGCCCTGAGTCACCTCGGCATCGAGGACGACCTGGAAGTCGTGCAGGAACGCCTGAACCTCGTGTTCGGCAACCGGGGCGCGTCACGGCACAAGGCCGTCGTGGCCCTGCAGAGTCTCTTCAACCGCTTCAGTGAGGAGAACCTGGCCCCGGATGACCTCCTCACGCAGAACACCAACCCCGACCTAGACCTCCCCCTGAGGCTGTACGCGTACTACCTGTCCACGCTCGGGCAGTCCGTGGATCTCTCATTGCTGCAGCAGGCGGCTTATAAGGTCGTGGCGGCGAACCCGCAGGCGAGCAGCCTCTTCAAGTACGTCACGGTGGACGAGTACCAGGACACGAACGCGATTCAGGAGAAGCTGTACTTCGCGCTGGCCAGGTGCGGCAATATCTGCGTGGTGGGAGACGACGAGCAGGCGCTGTACCGCTTCCGGGGCGCGACCGTGGAGAACTTCGTACAGTTCCCGGACCGCTGCCAGCAGCACCTGAGCCGCACGCCGACCCGCATCGCCCTGAACACGAACTACCGGTCCAGGAAGGGCGTGGTGGACTTCTACACGGGCTACATGGACGGTGGGCACTGGGCGAGGCCGGGTGGCGGCGCGTACCGCATCGAAGGGAAAGGCATCCAGGCGCACAGCGCTGACGCCAGGCCCTCCGTGGCGGTGAGCAGCTCGGCGGGACCGGAGAGCGTCTGCATCGAAATCGCGGCGCTGATCCGGTCCCTGATCGACTCCGGCAAGGTGCAGGACGCCAACCAGATCGCGTGTCTCTTCCCGTCCGTGAAATCGTCCGCCGCGCAGCGCCTGACCAAGGCGCTCGCGGACGTGGACCTGAAGGTCTACTCCCCCCGGGCCGGGCGGTTCATCGAGACGGACGAGGCGACCCTGATGCTCGGTCTGATGATCCAGGTGCTGGGCCGCACGCCCCGCGAGATCGAATTCAACGGGGGGGACTACAAGCTCTACCACGACTGGCTCGACGCCGCTGAGAAGGAAGCCAGGGACGTCATCCGGGCCGACCCCCGCCTGGCCAGTTTCGTGCAGGACCGCAAGGCCGAGATCGCCGGGGTCCGCCGGGACTACCAGGCGTTCATGACCGTCCTGGAGAAGCAGGGCTGGGCGGCCATCAGCCCGTACGACCCGGCGAAGCACAAGCGGGCCCTAATGGACGCCCCCGGCCTGAGCAACCGGGCCAGGACCGGCATCGGGAACCAGCACTTCGACCGGGTGGCGCGTGAACGGCAGGCGGAAGGGAAACCGGTCACGCTGAGTTACGCCGTCAACCGGGCCACGTCGCTCGACTGGACGGTCCTCGATCTCTTCTACCGACTCACGGCCTTCCAGCCGTTCAAGGGCATGTTCGACCTCGCCGAGCAGGGCCGGGACGAGGGGCCGGTCACGACCCTCAGCCTGGTGTCGCAACTCGTCTCCCGCTTCATGGAGGAGACGCAGACGATCCTTACGGCGCACTCCTTCGAGAACGACCTGCTGCGCAACCAGTTCGTCGGGTCGTACCTCTTCGCGCTCTTCCGCCTCGGCGAAGGCGAGTACGAGGACGAGGAAGTGCCCTTCCCGAAGGGCCGCATTCCGTTCCTGACCGTCCACCAGAGCAAGGGCCTGGAATTCCCGGTGGTGGTGCTGGGCAGCGTCATGAAGAAGGACATGGGACCGCAGACGGTCGAGGTGCTCATCCGGCCCTTCCTGAGCGGCGACAACGAACCCCTGGAGAAGGTCAGTCAGTTCGACACCATGCGGATGTTCTACGTGGCCCTCAGCCGCGCGCAGAACCTCCTCGTCGTCGGGCACATCAAGGGCCGGGGGTACTCCACTCACGACTCGTTCAAAACGCTCCTGGACGGGAACGTCACCCGCATCCCCGATCTGGACCTCAGCACCGTGCCGGCCGCAGGGGCCGAGTCGGACGACACCATGCGCAGCTACTCGTACACGGCCGACTACCTGCGGTACCTCGAGTGCCCCAGGTCGTACATGATCTTCCGGAAGTACGACTTCGCGGATTCCCGCACCGGGGGCATGTTCTTCGGGAACCTCGTGCACCAGACGATCGAGGACCTGCACAACCGCGTGATCGCCCTGCGCGAAGGAGTGACCGCATGA
- a CDS encoding PD-(D/E)XK nuclease family protein yields MTQSMEDFITDAFEQNYERIRLETGRAVTPNIKEAAREQVLLYYRRMRDVADGVTDTEVKLTLPEQRTPQQRKFTLEGVVDIVREGDRTTMYDVKTHLDADAAAGQLDQYVQQLNLYAHIWQGLRGEALDETAIIATRPTRELRQALRSGDDRVIDAAILKWRPCLNIPLDEHAVEDTVQRFGTVVDRIEERHFMPPAVEKLKAPIRPGARQPFGTAVCANCDVRFTCDSYRQFRLQTTPGMNPERVLQDAMNEYAASSEQGQWVDANMETLNRDRLPDAEDIDRGDV; encoded by the coding sequence ATGACACAGAGCATGGAGGACTTCATCACGGACGCGTTCGAGCAGAACTACGAACGCATCCGCCTCGAAACCGGCCGGGCCGTGACGCCCAACATCAAGGAAGCCGCCAGGGAACAGGTGCTGCTGTACTACCGGCGCATGCGGGACGTGGCAGACGGCGTCACCGACACCGAGGTGAAACTCACCCTCCCCGAACAGCGCACGCCGCAGCAGCGCAAGTTCACGCTCGAAGGCGTCGTCGACATCGTCCGCGAAGGCGACCGGACCACCATGTACGACGTCAAGACGCACCTGGACGCCGACGCTGCCGCCGGGCAACTCGATCAATACGTGCAGCAACTGAACCTCTACGCCCACATCTGGCAGGGCCTGCGTGGGGAAGCGCTGGACGAGACTGCTATCATCGCGACCCGTCCCACGCGGGAACTCCGCCAGGCGCTCCGCAGCGGGGACGACCGGGTGATCGACGCGGCCATTCTGAAGTGGCGACCTTGTCTGAACATTCCCCTGGACGAACACGCCGTTGAGGACACCGTCCAGCGGTTCGGCACTGTGGTGGACCGCATTGAGGAACGCCACTTCATGCCCCCGGCCGTGGAGAAACTGAAAGCCCCGATCCGCCCCGGTGCGCGGCAGCCCTTCGGGACGGCCGTGTGCGCCAACTGCGACGTGCGCTTTACCTGCGACAGTTACCGCCAGTTCCGGTTGCAGACCACACCGGGAATGAACCCGGAACGGGTGCTGCAGGACGCCATGAACGAGTACGCGGCCAGTAGCGAGCAGGGGCAGTGGGTGGATGCGAACATGGAAACCCTAAACCGCGACAGGCTGCCCGACGCTGAAGACATTGACCGGGGTGACGTATGA
- a CDS encoding site-specific DNA-methyltransferase translates to MIEELKRPDRLDEDRIEAIKALFPEAFPDGRFNPQALKELLEDPNEAVGQDADFYGLSWPGKKQARKRAASAPTVTLAPKPGEGENEQSTRNVIIEGDNLEVMQALLRAYAGKVKLIYIDPPYNTGNDFVYRDDFKSSTEAYLEETGQRDVEGLLVSNPRTGGRFHANWLNMIYPRLKMAHSLLMDDGLIFISIDDNELNNLRLVCGEVFGDENFIGNIVWQKKYAPANDTVNLSYMHEYIMVYAKQKKYSDAGRQIALISKMARSEAQNALYKNPDGDPRGDWASDNYTCNKTAEERPNLFYPIIQPKTGKEIWPSRSRVWAYSQIEHQKHIEEGRLWWGINKENETPRYKRYLSDVGGVVSDTWWSHDKVGHSDEAKKEFKALFSEATDAFDTPKPTRMIKRIVELATTGVDGHIVLDFFAGSGTTGQAVMEVNDADDGDRRFILVQAPEASKPGSEAMKAGLSTISKVTAERVRRAAKKIKAESKADRGFRVYQTTPSNLRKYRPITVQNVAELGGLDFKGSGALVPDFNSQNVITEMMLLEGFPLDSRIEQAPEFSDQVYVVSHPERSHRLLISLTADKLLDETVEQASQYPKDTFICLESSLTDQSKIRLADAVAKVKTL, encoded by the coding sequence ATGATTGAAGAATTGAAACGCCCAGATCGACTGGACGAGGACCGCATCGAGGCCATCAAAGCCCTGTTCCCTGAGGCCTTCCCTGATGGACGATTCAACCCGCAGGCCCTCAAAGAATTGCTTGAAGATCCGAACGAAGCGGTCGGGCAGGATGCAGACTTCTATGGGCTGAGCTGGCCTGGCAAGAAGCAGGCGCGCAAGCGAGCCGCATCTGCACCGACCGTAACGCTTGCCCCAAAACCCGGCGAGGGAGAAAACGAGCAGTCCACCAGAAATGTGATCATCGAAGGGGACAACCTGGAAGTGATGCAGGCGCTTCTTAGGGCATACGCGGGGAAGGTGAAACTGATTTACATCGATCCGCCCTATAACACTGGCAACGACTTCGTGTACCGCGACGATTTCAAGTCGTCTACGGAAGCGTACCTGGAGGAGACAGGGCAGCGTGACGTTGAGGGCTTACTCGTCAGCAATCCGCGCACCGGCGGACGCTTTCATGCCAACTGGCTCAACATGATTTATCCGCGTCTTAAGATGGCTCACTCGCTGCTTATGGACGATGGTTTAATTTTCATATCTATTGACGACAATGAGTTAAACAATCTTCGACTTGTCTGCGGTGAAGTATTTGGTGATGAAAATTTCATTGGCAATATTGTATGGCAAAAGAAGTATGCTCCTGCGAACGATACCGTGAATCTATCATATATGCACGAATATATTATGGTATATGCTAAGCAAAAAAAGTATAGCGACGCTGGAAGGCAGATCGCGTTGATTAGTAAGATGGCGCGTAGCGAAGCGCAAAATGCACTTTACAAAAATCCCGACGGAGATCCTCGAGGGGACTGGGCATCAGACAACTATACTTGTAATAAAACGGCCGAAGAGAGGCCGAACTTATTTTATCCCATCATACAACCTAAAACTGGTAAGGAGATTTGGCCGAGCAGATCAAGGGTCTGGGCATATTCACAGATTGAGCACCAAAAACATATTGAAGAGGGGAGGCTTTGGTGGGGAATAAATAAGGAAAACGAAACTCCACGGTATAAAAGATACCTTTCTGACGTAGGAGGAGTCGTTAGCGATACGTGGTGGTCTCATGACAAAGTCGGCCATAGCGATGAAGCAAAGAAGGAATTCAAAGCATTGTTCTCTGAGGCGACCGATGCCTTTGACACGCCAAAGCCCACGCGAATGATCAAGCGCATCGTAGAACTAGCAACTACTGGCGTTGATGGACATATCGTGCTGGATTTCTTTGCTGGCTCGGGTACGACTGGACAGGCTGTGATGGAAGTCAACGATGCAGACGATGGAGATAGACGCTTCATTCTAGTCCAAGCACCAGAAGCCAGCAAACCCGGCTCAGAAGCCATGAAGGCTGGGTTGTCCACTATTAGCAAAGTGACCGCCGAGCGTGTGCGTCGGGCTGCCAAAAAAATTAAAGCAGAGAGCAAGGCGGACCGGGGCTTCCGGGTCTACCAGACCACACCTTCAAATTTACGGAAGTACCGACCAATTACGGTTCAAAACGTTGCCGAGCTTGGCGGCCTGGACTTCAAGGGCTCGGGAGCTCTCGTGCCTGACTTCAACTCCCAGAACGTCATCACGGAGATGATGTTGCTGGAAGGTTTCCCGCTGGACAGCAGGATCGAGCAGGCGCCCGAGTTCAGCGACCAAGTGTATGTCGTGTCGCACCCGGAGCGCAGCCACCGCCTGCTGATTTCCCTGACGGCCGACAAGCTGCTCGATGAAACGGTCGAGCAGGCCAGCCAGTACCCGAAGGACACGTTCATCTGCCTGGAATCGAGCCTGACGGATCAGAGCAAGATCCGCCTGGCGGACGCCGTGGCAAAAGTGAAAACCCTGTAA
- a CDS encoding restriction endonuclease, which translates to MAFEFKFSADQPHQKAALDGVLELFEGFSASHTEGTILDEVFPNLPDAEMLDEEWLAENLGFVQGQHNTQYPAAPVPMRGLEMGAEADGMMLDGVSNDSHRAPHFTVEMETGTGKTYVYFRSMHELYRRHGFRKFIIVVPSVAILEGVKKSFEITRKHFEQLYGVTNFRLIEYDGARLGQLRNFAQSQTPVVMVMTMQSFNTAGRNFYKPTEKLAGARLPYQWVQETRPVVILDEPQNMGSDKAKEAIRTLKPLFVLRYSATHRPGETPNTVYRLTPLEAFRQGLVKQIEVVGISDLSGLNVPQFRIEEITRNPITAKVKTVVMQDGVGSEQVVTLKSGDDLFKKTKNPDHQGFVVESIGVAKDDLPGFVRFENGEEFGTGDEVIGSRTEIWRAQIRETIQTHFERQRQLRGKGVKVLSLFFIDRVANYQGQPGTIRKLFEEEYAKLQPMYADGPVLDARDVHRGYFASKRVKDREVVSDELQKADSDEAKETFKLIMREKERLLSFEEPVSFIFAHSALKEGWDNPNVFQICTLNQTVSSTKKRQEIGRGLRLCVDQDGNRPEGFNLNILTVIANESYESYVANLQQNYADDGEGAPPPPKKPSQAVARRRDELFQGEAFQAFWQKLCKRLAYRIEVDTDVLVDEAVAALKTAKFPQPVMTVSRGQFIVRQYEVRLEKVIGEAAVLQIHTRDSRAESQPSLGLTSASTSQQQVVLHEKQDLSTKFPVGDARRQHFRKWKLQRVWEQYGEARIKFDNEVEVSPSEPYRFEVQVTLPRETVTVQAEAHAQPIPDFIGRAAGETDLTRATLIHIFQSLPDDVKEKLLINPEGWTNVFVATLQDVLADHVARRVEYFGETSDIGPAEEFFGAEVKQPQRELIEDQTGKALYDRVQIDSDVERTFVEQSLRSDGDHIAVYFKFPPKFKLGLPRVIGNYNPDWGVVRLAGEHTRVELVRETKGSENEATLRFESEKRKIRAARRYFAALGIDYRVVTGETGRYWDAEGTPAAGAPGLFGGVGG; encoded by the coding sequence ATGGCTTTTGAGTTCAAATTCAGTGCCGATCAGCCGCACCAGAAAGCGGCGCTGGACGGCGTGCTCGAACTGTTTGAGGGCTTCTCGGCCTCCCACACTGAAGGCACAATCCTCGATGAGGTCTTCCCGAACCTGCCGGACGCGGAGATGCTGGACGAGGAGTGGCTGGCCGAGAACCTGGGATTCGTTCAGGGGCAGCACAACACGCAGTACCCGGCGGCACCCGTCCCGATGCGGGGTCTGGAGATGGGAGCCGAGGCGGACGGCATGATGCTCGACGGGGTCAGCAACGATTCCCACCGGGCGCCGCACTTCACGGTGGAGATGGAGACCGGCACCGGGAAGACGTATGTGTATTTCCGGTCGATGCACGAGCTGTACCGCCGGCATGGGTTCCGGAAGTTCATCATTGTGGTGCCGAGCGTGGCGATCCTGGAAGGGGTCAAGAAATCCTTCGAGATCACCCGGAAGCATTTCGAGCAACTGTACGGCGTGACGAACTTCCGCCTGATCGAGTACGACGGGGCGAGGCTGGGGCAGCTGCGGAACTTCGCGCAGAGTCAGACGCCGGTGGTCATGGTGATGACCATGCAGAGCTTCAACACGGCCGGCCGCAACTTCTACAAGCCGACCGAGAAGCTCGCCGGGGCCCGCCTGCCCTACCAGTGGGTGCAGGAGACGCGCCCGGTGGTGATTCTGGACGAACCGCAGAACATGGGCAGCGATAAGGCCAAGGAGGCCATCCGGACCCTCAAGCCGCTGTTCGTGCTGCGCTACTCGGCCACGCACCGTCCGGGGGAGACGCCCAACACCGTCTACCGCCTCACGCCGCTGGAGGCGTTCCGGCAGGGACTCGTCAAGCAGATCGAGGTGGTGGGCATCAGTGACCTCTCCGGGCTGAACGTGCCGCAGTTCCGCATCGAGGAGATCACCCGCAACCCGATCACCGCGAAGGTCAAGACGGTGGTCATGCAGGACGGCGTGGGCAGTGAGCAGGTCGTCACCCTGAAATCCGGCGATGACCTCTTCAAGAAGACAAAGAACCCCGACCATCAGGGGTTCGTCGTAGAGAGCATCGGCGTGGCGAAAGACGACCTGCCGGGGTTCGTGCGGTTCGAGAACGGTGAGGAGTTCGGCACCGGGGACGAGGTGATCGGGTCCCGGACGGAGATCTGGCGAGCGCAGATCCGCGAGACCATCCAGACGCACTTCGAGCGGCAGCGACAGCTCCGAGGCAAGGGCGTCAAGGTGCTGTCGCTGTTCTTCATCGACCGGGTCGCGAACTACCAGGGGCAGCCCGGCACCATCCGCAAGCTGTTCGAGGAGGAGTACGCGAAACTCCAGCCGATGTACGCGGACGGGCCGGTGCTGGACGCCAGGGACGTTCACCGGGGGTACTTCGCCTCGAAGAGGGTCAAGGACCGGGAAGTGGTGAGTGACGAGCTGCAGAAGGCCGATAGTGACGAGGCGAAGGAGACCTTCAAACTCATCATGCGGGAGAAGGAGCGCCTGCTGTCGTTCGAGGAACCGGTCTCGTTCATCTTCGCGCACAGCGCCCTGAAAGAAGGCTGGGACAACCCGAACGTCTTCCAGATCTGCACGCTGAACCAGACGGTGAGCAGCACCAAGAAACGCCAGGAGATCGGGCGTGGCCTGCGCCTGTGCGTGGACCAGGACGGGAACCGCCCCGAGGGGTTCAACCTGAACATCCTGACGGTGATCGCCAACGAGAGTTACGAGTCGTACGTGGCGAACCTGCAGCAGAACTATGCGGATGACGGGGAGGGAGCGCCCCCGCCGCCGAAGAAACCGTCGCAGGCGGTCGCCAGGCGCCGGGACGAGCTGTTCCAGGGTGAGGCGTTTCAGGCGTTCTGGCAGAAGCTCTGCAAGCGGCTCGCGTACCGCATCGAGGTGGACACGGACGTGCTGGTGGACGAGGCCGTGGCCGCGCTGAAGACGGCAAAGTTCCCGCAACCGGTGATGACGGTCAGCCGGGGGCAGTTCATCGTCCGGCAGTACGAAGTGCGACTCGAGAAGGTGATCGGTGAGGCCGCTGTACTGCAGATTCACACCCGCGATTCCCGGGCCGAATCACAACCGTCACTAGGGTTGACGTCCGCGTCGACCTCGCAGCAGCAGGTGGTCCTCCACGAGAAGCAGGACCTCAGCACGAAGTTCCCGGTGGGCGACGCACGCCGTCAGCACTTCCGCAAGTGGAAATTGCAGCGCGTCTGGGAGCAGTACGGTGAGGCCCGCATCAAGTTCGACAACGAGGTGGAGGTCAGCCCGAGCGAACCGTACCGCTTCGAAGTGCAGGTGACGCTGCCCAGGGAGACAGTCACCGTGCAGGCCGAAGCGCACGCGCAGCCCATCCCGGACTTCATCGGCCGGGCCGCCGGGGAGACGGATCTCACGCGGGCGACGCTCATCCACATCTTCCAGAGTCTCCCGGACGACGTGAAGGAGAAACTGCTGATCAACCCGGAAGGCTGGACGAACGTCTTCGTCGCGACGCTCCAGGACGTGCTGGCCGACCACGTGGCACGCCGCGTGGAGTACTTCGGCGAGACGTCCGACATCGGCCCGGCCGAGGAGTTCTTTGGTGCGGAAGTGAAGCAGCCGCAGCGGGAACTGATCGAGGATCAGACCGGGAAGGCCCTGTACGACCGGGTGCAGATCGACTCGGACGTCGAGCGGACCTTCGTGGAGCAGTCCCTCCGGAGCGACGGGGATCACATCGCGGTGTACTTCAAGTTCCCCCCGAAGTTCAAACTGGGCCTGCCCCGCGTGATCGGGAACTACAACCCGGACTGGGGCGTCGTGCGGCTCGCGGGTGAGCACACCCGCGTGGAACTCGTCCGCGAAACGAAGGGATCGGAGAACGAGGCGACGCTGCGGTTCGAGAGCGAGAAACGGAAGATCCGGGCCGCGAGGCGGTACTTTGCGGCGCTGGGCATCGACTACCGGGTGGTGACCGGTGAGACAGGACGCTACTGGGACGCAGAAGGTACGCCGGCCGCTGGGGCTCCTGGTCTGTTCGGCGGTGTCGGTGGGTGA